Proteins encoded in a region of the Quercus lobata isolate SW786 chromosome 8, ValleyOak3.0 Primary Assembly, whole genome shotgun sequence genome:
- the LOC115955269 gene encoding dnaJ homolog subfamily B member 1-like, protein MGVDYYKILQVDRSAKDDDLKKAYRKLAMKWHPDKNPNNKKEAEAKFKQISEAYEVLSDPQKRAVYDQYGEEGLKGQVPPPDAGGPGGPGGASFFSTGNGPTTFRFNPRNADDIFAEFFGFSGPFGGMGGMGGGGGGGGMRGSRFSSGFFGDDGFASFGEGGGGGGFMHQGAPRKAPPIESRLPCSLEELYKGASKKMKISREIADISGKTIQVEEILTIDIKPGWKKGTKITFPEKGNEQPNVIPADLVFIVDEKPHSVFTRDGNDLIVTQKISLADALTGYTVHLTTLDGRTLNIPINNVINPNYEEVVPREGMPIQKDPTKKGNLRIKFNIKFPTRLTSEQKAGIKKLLGP, encoded by the exons atGGGAGTGGACTATTACAAGATACTTCAGGTTGATAGGAGTGCCAAAGATGATGACTTGAAGAAGGCTTATAGGAAGCTCGCAATGAAATGGCACCCTGATAAGAACCCCAACAACAAGAAAGAAGCTGAAGCCAAGttcaaacaaatatctgaagccTACGAG GTTCTGAGTGATCCCCAGAAGAGAGCAGTGTATGATCAATACGGAGAAGAAGGCCTAAAGGGTCAAGTGCCACCGCCTGATGCTGGTGGACCCGGTGGACCTGGTGGAGCTTCCTTCTTTTCCACAGGTAATGGACCGACAACGTTTCGATTTAATCCTCGAAACGCAGACGACATTTTTGCCGAGTTTTTCGGGTTCTCCGGCCCGTTTGGAGGCATGGGAGGGAtgggaggtggtggtggtggtggaggcaTGAGAGGGTCAAGGTTCTCAAGTGGGTTTTTTGGTGATGATGGGTTTGCATCTTTtggagaaggaggaggaggaggagggttTATGCACCAAGGTGCTCCTAGGAAAGCTCCTCCAATAGAGAGCAGGTTGCCTTGCAGCCTTGAAGAGTTATACAAGGGAGCTTCCAAGAAGATGAAGATCTCTAGAGAAATTGCTGACATTAGTGG CAAAACCATTCAAGTGGAAGAGATCCTTACTATCGACATAAAGCCTGGTTGGAAGAAGGGCACAAAGATAACCTTCCCAGAGAAAGGGAATGAGCAGCCAAATGTTATACCTGCTGATCTTGTATTTATCGTTGATGAGAAACCCCACAGTGTTTTCACTCGAGATGGAAACGACTTAATTGTCACCCAGAAAATATCCTTGGCGGATGCCTTGACGGGCTACACTGTCCACCTGACTACTCTGGATGGCAGAACTTTAAATATCCCAATCAATAATGTGATTAATCCAAACTATGAGGAGGTTGTTCCAAGGGAAGGAATGCCAATCCAAAAGGACCCAACAAAAAAAGGCAACTTACGTATCAAATTCAACATCAAGTTCCCTACAAGGCTTACTTCAGAGCAGAAGGCTGGAATCAAGAAACTTTTGGGTCCATGA